The proteins below are encoded in one region of Bremerella sp. P1:
- a CDS encoding GlsB/YeaQ/YmgE family stress response membrane protein encodes MGDEALQVSEHFEVWANLFLTWVGFGTLTGLFAKAIMPGRDPGGPIATLAMGIGGSVIGCGMLSLFFEGYKVSPLSPLGFAVATGGAFIILFFYRLLSGHVIDESQPAAPRRMRLYSHRRRSTRSTADHY; translated from the coding sequence ATGGGTGACGAGGCGTTACAGGTATCCGAGCATTTTGAAGTGTGGGCCAATCTGTTCCTGACGTGGGTCGGTTTCGGTACGCTCACCGGACTGTTTGCCAAAGCGATTATGCCTGGTCGAGATCCTGGTGGGCCGATTGCTACCTTGGCTATGGGGATTGGCGGATCGGTGATCGGCTGCGGAATGCTGTCCCTGTTCTTTGAAGGCTACAAGGTTTCGCCGCTAAGTCCGCTGGGCTTTGCCGTGGCGACCGGCGGAGCGTTCATCATTCTGTTCTTCTACCGACTGCTGTCGGGGCACGTGATCGACGAAAGCCAACCGGCTGCTCCACGGCGAATGCGTCTTTACTCGCATCGTCGCCGTTCGACCCGTTCGACCGCTGATCATTATTAA
- a CDS encoding bifunctional transcriptional activator/DNA repair enzyme AdaA has protein sequence MNAPITLPDPDTMYQAIVDRDAEMEGLFLFAVKTTGIFCRPGCKSKAPKRENVEFFATASEALAAGYRACKRCRPTELSGSVPAWLTQLVDALEAEPTRRWTNADLTEMGLSPSRVRRWFQEHYQMTFHAYLRMRQIGLAVDMLQTGSDVTSVALESGYESLSGFRDSLRKWTGQTPTSIKHGEPILVDRFLTPLGPMLAAGNDAGLCLLEFADRKMLSKQFERISKRFAQPILPGKHPVLTSAAEQIDQYFQGKRTEFTLPLRLDGTSFQEIVWKKLSEIPYGQTRSYRELAEQVSKPSASRAIGRTNGDNRLAIVVPCHRVVRSDGHLCGYAGGLWRKRWLLEHEQKARQTRLPL, from the coding sequence ATGAACGCACCAATCACCCTGCCCGACCCCGATACCATGTACCAGGCCATCGTCGACCGCGATGCCGAGATGGAAGGTCTCTTCCTCTTCGCGGTCAAAACGACCGGCATCTTCTGTCGCCCTGGTTGCAAATCCAAAGCACCCAAGCGTGAGAACGTCGAGTTCTTCGCCACCGCCAGCGAAGCGCTCGCCGCCGGCTATCGTGCGTGCAAGCGCTGCCGCCCGACCGAGCTCTCTGGCAGCGTGCCGGCCTGGCTCACGCAGCTGGTCGATGCCCTGGAAGCCGAGCCGACGCGCCGCTGGACCAATGCCGACCTAACGGAGATGGGCCTGTCGCCGAGCCGTGTTCGCCGTTGGTTTCAAGAACACTACCAGATGACCTTTCATGCGTACCTCCGCATGCGGCAAATTGGCCTGGCTGTCGACATGCTGCAAACCGGCAGTGATGTCACCTCGGTCGCTCTGGAAAGCGGCTACGAGTCGCTCAGTGGCTTTCGCGATAGCCTCCGAAAATGGACCGGCCAGACGCCCACGAGCATCAAGCACGGCGAGCCAATCCTGGTTGATCGCTTCCTGACGCCGCTGGGCCCGATGCTGGCTGCCGGCAATGACGCCGGGCTGTGCCTGTTGGAGTTCGCCGATCGCAAGATGCTGTCGAAGCAGTTCGAGCGGATCAGCAAACGCTTCGCCCAGCCAATCCTGCCAGGCAAGCACCCCGTGCTGACGTCAGCCGCCGAGCAGATCGATCAATACTTCCAAGGCAAGCGAACCGAGTTCACCCTGCCCTTGCGTCTGGATGGTACCTCCTTTCAAGAGATTGTTTGGAAAAAGCTTTCGGAAATCCCTTACGGCCAGACTCGCTCTTACCGCGAACTGGCCGAGCAGGTCAGCAAGCCCAGTGCTTCGCGGGCCATCGGACGCACCAACGGCGACAACCGCCTGGCGATCGTCGTTCCGTGCCATCGCGTCGTTCGCAGCGATGGCCACTTGTGCGGCTACGCTGGCGGTCTCTGGCGAAAGCGTTGGCTTTTGGAGCACGAACAAAAGGCCCGTCAAACGCGGTTGCCTCTTTGA
- the ilvA gene encoding threonine ammonia-lyase, biosynthetic, with translation MNESPKPKSGPSGPAKRGLVGDGTHLGLMDYLRKILNAQVYDVAHESALERASKLSERIQNNVYLKREDSQKVFSFKLRGAYNKMAQLTPQQLERGVICASAGNHAQGVALAASHLGCTATIVMPKTTPKLKIEAVKALGGNVVLHGESFTDAYQHAGELSKTNEMTFVHPFDDPDVIAGQGTIAMEILRQHQKPIHAIFVAIGGGGMISGVAAYIKAVRPEIKVIGVQTNDSDAMVRSVKQGKRVQLQDVGLFSDGTAVKQVGEETFRITRALVDDYVVVDTDAVCAAIKDVFEDTRSILEPAGALSVAGLKQYAAKHHLLGDTLIAVTCGANMNFDRLRFVAERAEVGENREALFAVTIPERKGSFKRLCELIGPRAVTEFNYRISDSNVAHVFVGLAVNNRDEAKRIADELRSSSFDTLDLTDDELAKLHVRHLVGGHSKMAADEHLYRFVFPERPGALMKFLSAMPSDWNISLFHYRNQGADYGRILVGLQIPSDATTEFEDFIESIAYPYVEETENPAYRLFLA, from the coding sequence ATGAACGAATCACCTAAACCGAAGTCTGGTCCAAGCGGCCCTGCCAAACGTGGCCTCGTCGGAGATGGCACGCATCTCGGGCTGATGGACTACCTTCGCAAAATCCTCAATGCCCAGGTCTACGACGTCGCTCACGAGTCGGCTCTCGAGCGAGCCAGCAAGCTCTCCGAGCGAATCCAAAACAACGTCTACCTGAAGCGTGAAGACAGCCAGAAGGTGTTCAGTTTCAAGCTGCGTGGAGCCTACAACAAAATGGCTCAGCTCACCCCGCAGCAGTTGGAACGCGGCGTGATCTGTGCCTCGGCCGGCAACCATGCCCAAGGGGTCGCGCTGGCCGCTTCGCACCTCGGCTGCACGGCGACGATCGTTATGCCGAAGACCACTCCCAAGCTCAAAATCGAAGCGGTGAAAGCCCTCGGGGGCAATGTCGTCCTGCACGGCGAAAGCTTCACTGACGCCTATCAGCACGCCGGCGAACTGAGCAAAACCAACGAGATGACCTTCGTGCATCCCTTTGACGATCCCGACGTGATCGCCGGCCAAGGGACCATCGCGATGGAAATTCTGCGGCAGCATCAAAAGCCGATCCATGCCATCTTCGTCGCGATCGGCGGTGGCGGCATGATCTCTGGCGTGGCCGCCTACATCAAAGCGGTTCGCCCAGAGATCAAAGTCATCGGCGTCCAGACGAACGACTCCGACGCGATGGTCCGCAGCGTGAAGCAAGGCAAACGCGTTCAACTACAGGACGTCGGTCTTTTCTCCGATGGCACCGCCGTGAAGCAGGTTGGCGAAGAGACCTTCCGCATCACCAGGGCCCTGGTCGACGACTACGTCGTGGTCGACACCGACGCCGTTTGTGCTGCGATCAAGGATGTGTTTGAAGACACCCGCAGCATTCTGGAACCTGCCGGTGCCCTCAGCGTGGCTGGTCTCAAGCAGTATGCGGCTAAGCACCACTTGTTGGGCGATACGCTCATCGCCGTCACATGCGGGGCAAACATGAACTTCGACCGACTGCGTTTCGTCGCCGAACGTGCCGAAGTGGGTGAAAACCGCGAAGCCCTGTTCGCCGTCACGATTCCCGAACGCAAAGGCAGCTTCAAGCGGCTATGCGAACTGATCGGCCCGCGTGCCGTGACCGAGTTCAACTACCGCATCTCCGACTCGAACGTAGCCCATGTCTTTGTCGGGCTGGCGGTCAACAATCGAGACGAGGCCAAGCGGATCGCCGACGAACTTCGCTCGAGCAGCTTCGACACGCTCGACCTGACCGACGACGAACTTGCCAAGCTGCATGTACGGCACCTGGTGGGTGGGCACAGCAAAATGGCTGCCGACGAGCACCTGTACCGCTTTGTCTTTCCCGAGCGGCCAGGGGCGCTCATGAAGTTCCTTTCCGCCATGCCGAGCGACTGGAATATCAGCTTGTTCCACTACCGCAATCAAGGTGCGGACTACGGACGCATTCTCGTGGGTCTGCAAATCCCCAGTGACGCGACCACCGAGTTTGAAGACTTCATCGAAAGCATCGCCTATCCGTACGTGGAAGAAACCGAGAACCCGGCTTACCGGCTGTTCCTCGCCTAA
- a CDS encoding c-type cytochrome has protein sequence MSLRLPIYRIVFCFCLLLATSVWLHAAEEPTPPDEYPEGPLGEVVQLGEKLVYETKDHPLSKPFVGNQLNCTSCHLEGGTDPNAGSFLQTAAAYPAWSPRENRVITLEDRVLNCFMRSQNGIRPPNGSQVSVAITTYITWLSTGSKIQMNEKKPLGVRHVPPLEFDWSKADPVQGKEDYKTYCLDCHGEAGQGTADGPPVWGPQSYNDGAGLSRIPKLASWLKVGMPLGDPSLTEKEAADIAAYINSHERPKFELEEHLPKAERLGEYNADPAKP, from the coding sequence ATGTCGCTCCGCCTACCGATCTATCGAATCGTTTTCTGCTTCTGCTTGCTGTTGGCGACCAGTGTCTGGCTGCATGCCGCCGAGGAACCCACGCCGCCGGACGAGTATCCGGAAGGTCCGCTGGGCGAGGTCGTGCAGCTGGGTGAGAAGCTCGTTTACGAAACGAAAGATCATCCGCTGAGCAAACCGTTCGTCGGCAACCAGCTGAACTGCACGTCGTGTCACTTGGAAGGAGGTACCGATCCAAACGCAGGAAGCTTCCTGCAAACGGCTGCGGCCTACCCGGCCTGGTCGCCACGTGAGAACCGCGTCATCACGCTTGAAGACCGTGTGCTGAACTGTTTCATGCGAAGCCAGAACGGCATCCGTCCACCCAACGGCAGCCAGGTCTCGGTCGCGATCACGACTTACATCACGTGGCTATCGACCGGCAGCAAGATCCAGATGAACGAGAAGAAGCCCCTCGGCGTGCGGCATGTGCCGCCGCTGGAGTTCGATTGGAGCAAAGCCGATCCGGTGCAGGGCAAAGAGGACTACAAGACCTACTGTCTCGACTGTCACGGTGAAGCAGGCCAGGGCACCGCCGATGGCCCGCCGGTCTGGGGACCGCAATCGTACAACGATGGTGCCGGCCTGAGTCGCATTCCCAAGCTGGCATCATGGCTGAAGGTTGGCATGCCGCTGGGCGACCCTTCGCTCACCGAAAAGGAAGCAGCCGACATCGCGGCGTACATCAACAGCCACGAGCGGCCCAAGTTTGAACTGGAAGAGCATCTGCCGAAGGCCGAGCGGCTCGGAGAATACAACGCCGATCCGGCAAAGCCTTAG
- a CDS encoding DUF1559 domain-containing protein, whose protein sequence is MLATRRTAFTLVELLVVIAIIGVLIALLLPAVQQAREAARRMTCTNKLKQIGLAIHNHHDTYGQFPSGVRYTPEPDFTSSSWCSATGTTGTREPWTVKILPFLEQNNLYDQFDLDGRFTATSNVAGVTVNHNLFLQNNAAYQCPSSPASRDDWNSISYFGVQGGGPAAEESCSTSSGQRVFYRNGVLHLNSDTGFQDLTDGSTNVFMVGETRYCLTPAGRSDGFHSGWASATKLDSWGTPLVLAATREQINSDPRDGMKNDTLNVMTKLFGSYHPGGCMFLMGDASVHFIPETIDLATYQTLGKIDDGLPTGGLGSL, encoded by the coding sequence ATGTTAGCTACTCGTCGCACGGCCTTCACATTGGTGGAGTTGCTGGTTGTGATCGCCATTATTGGCGTTCTGATTGCCCTGCTTTTGCCCGCCGTTCAACAGGCCCGCGAGGCCGCCCGGCGGATGACTTGTACCAACAAGCTGAAGCAGATCGGACTTGCGATCCACAATCACCACGACACCTACGGCCAGTTTCCTTCCGGCGTTCGGTACACGCCTGAGCCCGACTTCACCAGCAGCAGTTGGTGTTCGGCCACCGGCACGACCGGCACACGCGAACCGTGGACGGTGAAGATCCTTCCGTTTTTGGAACAGAACAATCTTTACGACCAGTTCGATCTCGATGGACGGTTCACGGCGACCAGCAATGTGGCTGGCGTGACGGTCAACCATAACCTGTTCCTGCAGAACAACGCGGCGTACCAATGCCCTTCGAGCCCTGCCAGCCGCGACGACTGGAACTCCATCAGTTACTTCGGCGTTCAAGGTGGTGGCCCGGCTGCGGAAGAATCGTGCTCGACCTCGTCGGGACAGCGTGTGTTCTATCGCAATGGCGTGCTGCATTTGAACTCGGATACTGGCTTCCAGGATCTTACCGATGGTTCGACCAACGTTTTCATGGTTGGCGAAACTCGCTACTGCCTGACACCGGCCGGTCGCTCCGATGGCTTCCACAGCGGATGGGCTTCGGCGACGAAGCTCGATTCCTGGGGAACGCCGCTGGTGCTGGCCGCCACGCGCGAGCAGATCAACTCGGACCCACGCGATGGGATGAAGAACGACACGCTCAACGTGATGACCAAGCTGTTTGGCAGTTATCACCCCGGCGGCTGCATGTTCCTGATGGGAGACGCATCGGTCCATTTCATTCCCGAAACGATCGACCTGGCCACGTATCAAACCTTGGGCAAGATCGACGACGGTCTGCCCACCGGCGGCTTGGGAAGTTTGTAA
- a CDS encoding type I restriction enzyme HsdR N-terminal domain-containing protein → MDLIDRLKELASRAEKLAPQLKTEEATKNALVMPFIGALGYDVFNPLEVVPEFTADVGIKKGEKVDYAIMQEAQVTMLFECKMIGTDLAKITPSQLYRYFSVTDARFGILTDGVHYQFYSDLDSPNKMDSRPFLDFRITDLSEKVVGEIKKFAKEIFDLEEILSTANQLKYTKGIKRVFAEEWQNPSEEFVKHFASKVYDGRLTQSAKEQFTGLTKQAFHEFVQDMFSRRLSSALSADSSSSVGEVEPYEEIAEEITEEKGIVTTEEEIEGYHAVKSILREVVSPSRVFMRDTLSYCGILLDDNNRKPICRLFFNTSKKSIGLFDAEKNISKENIESIDDIYKFAEALKTTALGYDQGSPGVSEESAENNGNAEA, encoded by the coding sequence ATGGACTTGATCGATCGTTTGAAAGAGCTCGCTTCGCGTGCTGAGAAATTGGCCCCCCAACTTAAGACAGAGGAAGCAACTAAGAACGCGTTGGTGATGCCGTTTATCGGAGCATTAGGTTACGACGTTTTTAATCCTCTCGAAGTCGTACCAGAATTTACGGCAGATGTTGGCATCAAGAAGGGTGAAAAAGTCGACTATGCGATCATGCAAGAAGCACAGGTAACGATGCTTTTTGAGTGCAAGATGATCGGCACAGATTTAGCCAAGATCACTCCATCGCAATTGTATCGCTACTTTTCCGTGACAGATGCAAGGTTTGGAATTCTCACGGATGGAGTTCACTATCAGTTTTATTCTGATCTCGATTCTCCCAACAAAATGGATTCCCGACCATTTTTGGACTTTCGAATCACGGATCTCTCAGAAAAGGTCGTTGGCGAGATCAAGAAGTTCGCCAAAGAGATTTTCGATCTCGAAGAAATCCTCTCAACGGCTAATCAACTCAAGTATACGAAGGGAATCAAACGTGTCTTTGCAGAAGAGTGGCAAAACCCTTCTGAAGAATTCGTAAAACATTTCGCTTCTAAAGTTTACGATGGACGCTTAACACAATCTGCAAAGGAACAGTTTACGGGACTAACGAAGCAAGCGTTCCACGAATTCGTACAGGACATGTTCAGCCGCCGCCTTAGTTCCGCCCTGAGTGCTGACAGTTCATCGTCCGTCGGCGAAGTCGAACCTTACGAAGAAATCGCTGAAGAGATAACCGAAGAAAAAGGAATCGTAACGACAGAGGAGGAAATCGAAGGCTACCATGCAGTCAAATCGATATTAAGAGAGGTCGTTTCTCCAAGCCGCGTATTCATGCGGGATACGCTGAGCTACTGCGGAATCCTCTTAGATGACAACAATCGGAAACCGATCTGTCGCCTTTTCTTCAACACAAGCAAGAAGTCGATTGGGCTTTTTGACGCTGAAAAGAACATCTCCAAGGAAAATATTGAGTCGATTGACGACATCTACAAATTCGCAGAGGCTTTGAAAACAACAGCCCTTGGTTACGACCAAGGTTCACCTGGCGTTTCGGAGGAATCAGCCGAAAACAATGGGAACGCTGAAGCTTAG
- a CDS encoding chloride channel protein: MAPVQDWLALHLKRGTIPAQPLTITLAGIVGILAGYSSIFLSLMIHWIEDWTIRPAMQLAHLHWAGLIALIICPVVGLVIVSWYTRKYYPEAVGHGVPEVVKAIARKDGVIRPPVAIVKLLASGLCIGTGSSIGREGPIVQIGAAFGSTAAQIFQLSARNIKVLAAAGAAAGISATFHAPIAGVIFASEIILGNFAVESLSAIVIASVLANVVQQNQGAHGFAPEFPHIAHKFDGAYHELPSYIFLGIVCGLMAVGFTKLLYWFEDESEYWIPKHWVRSIACGLLLGVVGTTYYVLYPVAPEQSVAAQQDIERREPIPVLYGTGYAAISHTLHLENADKPGDADETESDSHQETVRLSRDQMWQHLIWLLPLVLVKPFLTSACLAGGGSGGIFAPSLFIGATTGAVIGLALNLFAPGWCDHPGAYALVGMGAVVAGTTHGTLSAIVVVYELTDDYRIILPIMAAAGIASLIARWVDPESIYEKKLSRRGESIARSHDLHHIENIAVRDVMVRKFPTVKHTDNVMQIIKIARENPHIESIPVMNEDGTLHGIIRPEDLHRVLDTDVSPYLVNAHDIAMVSPIAVSPDENLLEALRDFGTRDVGTLPVEIQTAGKRVLIGLLIRADVMARYREELLKN, from the coding sequence ATGGCGCCGGTTCAGGACTGGCTCGCCCTGCATTTAAAGCGTGGGACGATCCCTGCGCAGCCGTTGACCATCACCTTGGCGGGTATCGTCGGCATTCTGGCCGGTTACAGTTCGATCTTTCTTTCCTTGATGATTCATTGGATTGAAGACTGGACGATTCGCCCTGCCATGCAATTGGCTCACCTGCACTGGGCAGGCTTAATTGCCCTGATCATTTGCCCGGTTGTGGGCTTGGTGATCGTCTCGTGGTATACCCGCAAGTACTATCCGGAAGCGGTCGGTCACGGGGTTCCAGAAGTCGTGAAAGCGATTGCCCGGAAGGATGGTGTCATTCGTCCTCCGGTGGCCATCGTGAAGCTGCTGGCCAGTGGGCTATGTATCGGGACCGGTAGTTCGATCGGGCGTGAAGGTCCCATCGTGCAGATCGGTGCGGCGTTTGGCAGTACGGCCGCCCAGATCTTTCAGCTTTCGGCCCGCAACATCAAAGTGCTGGCAGCGGCTGGCGCGGCCGCCGGTATCTCGGCCACGTTTCATGCTCCGATTGCCGGGGTGATCTTTGCCAGCGAAATCATTCTGGGAAACTTCGCCGTCGAAAGTCTTTCGGCGATCGTGATTGCCTCGGTGCTGGCCAACGTCGTGCAGCAGAACCAAGGGGCTCATGGCTTCGCGCCGGAGTTCCCCCACATCGCCCATAAGTTTGATGGTGCCTATCACGAACTGCCGTCGTATATCTTTCTGGGAATTGTCTGCGGACTGATGGCAGTTGGCTTTACCAAGCTGCTGTATTGGTTTGAAGACGAATCGGAATATTGGATCCCCAAGCACTGGGTCCGCTCGATTGCGTGTGGCTTGCTGCTCGGGGTGGTCGGCACGACGTACTACGTGCTGTACCCGGTGGCGCCAGAGCAGTCGGTGGCGGCTCAGCAAGATATTGAACGTCGCGAACCCATCCCGGTGTTATACGGAACCGGCTACGCGGCTATCAGTCATACGCTGCACTTGGAAAACGCCGACAAGCCTGGCGATGCCGACGAAACGGAAAGCGACTCGCATCAAGAAACCGTCCGGCTTTCGCGCGATCAGATGTGGCAGCACCTGATCTGGCTGTTGCCGCTGGTGCTGGTCAAACCGTTTCTTACCAGTGCTTGCCTGGCCGGTGGTGGTTCTGGCGGTATCTTTGCGCCCAGCTTGTTTATTGGCGCGACCACCGGCGCGGTGATCGGGCTTGCGCTGAACCTGTTTGCGCCCGGTTGGTGCGATCATCCGGGGGCGTATGCGCTGGTTGGTATGGGAGCCGTCGTCGCTGGCACCACCCATGGAACGCTAAGCGCGATCGTCGTGGTGTATGAGCTGACCGACGACTATCGCATTATTCTGCCGATCATGGCAGCCGCTGGGATCGCGAGCTTGATTGCCCGCTGGGTCGATCCGGAAAGTATCTACGAAAAGAAGCTTTCGCGGCGCGGCGAATCGATTGCCCGCAGTCACGATCTGCACCATATCGAGAACATCGCCGTGCGGGATGTGATGGTGCGCAAGTTCCCCACCGTGAAGCACACCGACAACGTGATGCAGATCATCAAGATCGCCCGCGAGAATCCTCACATCGAGAGCATCCCGGTGATGAACGAGGACGGCACGCTGCACGGAATCATTCGTCCCGAAGACTTGCACCGCGTACTGGATACGGATGTTTCTCCGTACCTGGTCAACGCGCACGATATTGCGATGGTCTCGCCGATCGCCGTTTCTCCGGACGAGAATCTTCTGGAAGCCCTCCGCGATTTCGGTACGCGTGACGTCGGAACGCTACCGGTCGAAATCCAAACTGCCGGCAAGCGAGTTTTGATCGGGCTACTGATCCGGGCCGACGTAATGGCTCGCTACCGTGAAGAATTGCTGAAGAACTAA
- a CDS encoding hybrid sensor histidine kinase/response regulator encodes MMDYEKIRIAIVADESESARILPHLHDCGVSAENIVCVEPGCWSNLMHESIGLCFWGISPQSDGEQNLPDPLRSPAILGQCLNVYIEAGQATSHSPYLLGWEELDSPQVDLKLKHLIEEAQVRENLRQHQHWYRLAVAEGNVGLWWWDRQLDFVYLSQHFQKMLGIESDQLPRNINQWLSRVHADDRFKLTDTIAKQYSQDAGRFELECRIRHAQGHFRWVTLSGQLQSSGPSRGRVLGAASDITDKKETEIALASANQLAKSAVHAKNEFLTNMSHNLRTPITAILGHADLLGNDCSEEQEAGSLESISRNGHQLMQLLDDILELSCIESALPLANMKKTSVDQLLGEAREVYQAKAQEQGLDFYVHVEPDMPSEFVTDAKRTRQILMRLIDNAIKFTPEGEVTVEASFHRFPKPTIQLIVRDTGIGIPDNRLKTIFEPFNQADNSTSRSYAGSGLGLSICKRLVDTLQGSLDVESEIGNGTSFLLRIPVEVTSNVPQEPTSASGPGKRPEETRLDGYRVLLVEDGIDNQLVLSAFLRKAGATVTVANNGLEAVEWISANRRETRGTGCDSDPRVDLILMDMQMPIMDGYEATRILRDSGFHKPILAVTAHALKGDRQRCLDAGCDDYFTKPVKRVPFLEFVKGYGNHAQHLVTIGEGI; translated from the coding sequence ATGATGGACTACGAAAAGATCCGTATCGCAATTGTTGCTGATGAGTCGGAATCCGCCAGGATTCTTCCGCACCTGCATGACTGTGGTGTCTCGGCAGAAAACATCGTCTGCGTCGAGCCAGGCTGTTGGTCCAATCTGATGCACGAGTCGATCGGACTTTGCTTTTGGGGGATCTCTCCGCAAAGTGATGGCGAGCAGAACTTACCAGATCCACTCCGTTCGCCCGCCATCTTGGGGCAATGCCTGAACGTCTATATCGAGGCAGGCCAAGCGACATCGCATTCCCCTTATCTTCTAGGATGGGAAGAGCTGGATAGTCCGCAGGTCGACCTGAAGCTCAAGCACCTGATCGAGGAAGCTCAGGTTCGTGAGAATCTTCGGCAGCACCAACATTGGTACCGCCTGGCGGTTGCCGAAGGGAACGTGGGGCTCTGGTGGTGGGACCGGCAACTCGACTTCGTGTATCTTTCGCAGCACTTCCAGAAGATGCTAGGGATCGAGTCGGATCAGTTGCCACGAAACATCAATCAGTGGCTAAGTCGCGTTCATGCCGACGACCGCTTCAAGCTCACGGATACCATCGCTAAGCAGTACTCCCAGGATGCCGGCCGGTTTGAATTGGAGTGCCGCATTCGTCACGCCCAGGGCCACTTCCGCTGGGTTACCCTCAGTGGACAACTGCAATCCAGTGGCCCCAGTCGCGGAAGAGTGTTGGGCGCCGCCAGTGACATCACCGACAAGAAAGAAACAGAAATCGCCTTGGCGTCGGCGAACCAGCTTGCCAAGTCGGCCGTGCATGCCAAGAACGAATTCCTGACGAACATGAGCCATAATCTGCGCACCCCGATCACGGCGATCCTGGGCCACGCAGATCTGCTGGGCAACGACTGCTCCGAAGAGCAAGAGGCTGGTTCGCTGGAATCGATCAGTCGCAACGGCCATCAACTGATGCAGCTGCTGGACGATATCCTCGAGTTGTCCTGCATCGAATCGGCATTGCCGCTGGCCAATATGAAAAAGACGTCGGTCGACCAGCTGTTGGGAGAAGCCCGGGAAGTTTATCAAGCGAAAGCGCAGGAGCAAGGTCTCGACTTTTACGTTCACGTCGAACCCGACATGCCGTCCGAGTTTGTTACCGATGCCAAGCGTACGCGCCAGATCCTGATGCGTCTGATCGACAACGCGATCAAGTTTACGCCCGAAGGCGAAGTCACGGTCGAAGCCAGCTTTCATCGCTTTCCCAAGCCAACGATTCAGCTGATCGTCCGCGACACCGGCATCGGAATTCCGGACAATCGCCTGAAGACCATCTTCGAGCCTTTCAACCAGGCCGACAATTCAACGTCGCGAAGTTATGCTGGCTCGGGACTGGGGCTGTCGATTTGCAAGCGCCTGGTCGATACCTTACAAGGCTCACTCGATGTGGAAAGCGAGATTGGCAACGGGACTTCCTTCCTGCTTCGCATCCCGGTGGAAGTCACCTCAAACGTGCCTCAAGAACCAACTTCTGCCAGTGGCCCTGGGAAGCGTCCTGAGGAAACCCGACTCGACGGCTATCGAGTGCTGCTGGTCGAAGACGGAATCGACAATCAGTTGGTCCTCAGTGCATTCCTACGCAAAGCCGGAGCTACCGTCACCGTCGCCAACAATGGCCTGGAAGCGGTCGAGTGGATCAGCGCCAACCGCCGCGAGACTCGTGGTACTGGCTGCGACAGCGACCCACGCGTCGACCTGATCCTGATGGACATGCAGATGCCGATTATGGATGGTTACGAGGCAACGCGTATCCTGCGTGACAGTGGCTTCCACAAACCGATTCTCGCCGTTACCGCGCATGCTTTGAAAGGGGATCGTCAACGCTGCCTCGATGCTGGCTGCGACGACTACTTCACCAAGCCGGTCAAGCGCGTTCCGTTTCTCGAATTCGTCAAGGGATACGGGAATCATGCTCAGCATTTGGTGACGATTGGCGAAGGGATCTGA
- a CDS encoding 3-keto-disaccharide hydrolase → MLRTFLPLICCVCFALPLAAEEKEDAKPQEAKSKVQKLFDGKSLKGWKVNDKGFYEDHGKVSVKDGEILLGKGDPATGIVLDGNPPKMNYEIRLEAKRVEGGDFFCGMTFPVGDAHQTLIIGGWGGGVTGITSIDGMSAVENETTGYTEFENNKWYKIRVRVKPKHIQVWLDGEEIIHYDPEGRRLDIWIEQDTTKPLGIGTWNTGAALRNLELETL, encoded by the coding sequence ATGCTTCGTACTTTCCTGCCACTGATTTGTTGTGTTTGCTTCGCCCTGCCGCTCGCCGCGGAAGAAAAAGAGGACGCGAAGCCGCAGGAAGCGAAATCGAAGGTCCAGAAGCTGTTCGACGGAAAATCCCTCAAAGGGTGGAAGGTCAACGACAAAGGCTTTTACGAAGACCACGGCAAAGTTTCCGTCAAAGATGGCGAGATCTTGCTCGGCAAAGGGGACCCGGCCACTGGGATCGTGCTGGATGGCAACCCGCCGAAAATGAACTACGAAATTCGCCTGGAGGCCAAGCGGGTCGAGGGTGGAGACTTCTTTTGCGGTATGACCTTCCCGGTTGGTGACGCCCACCAAACGCTGATCATCGGCGGCTGGGGCGGCGGCGTGACCGGCATCACCAGCATCGACGGGATGTCGGCTGTCGAAAACGAAACGACCGGCTACACCGAGTTCGAGAACAACAAGTGGTACAAGATCCGCGTTCGCGTGAAGCCCAAGCACATACAGGTATGGCTCGATGGCGAAGAGATCATCCACTACGACCCCGAAGGTCGTCGGCTCGATATCTGGATCGAGCAAGATACGACCAAGCCACTGGGCATTGGCACTTGGAACACCGGTGCCGCACTGCGAAACCTAGAGCTGGAAACACTTTAG